In Kwoniella dendrophila CBS 6074 chromosome 7, complete sequence, the following proteins share a genomic window:
- a CDS encoding aspartate-tRNA(Asn) ligase yields MTVNTTSTESEHSSNSTSSNPLKKLGHALKPSTIISKLHKDGNDNGLDEDEDSLEQGKAAQRTEEKRKDQREKEERAKEEKETIARRRKESDELALKNEDPSMQEKYGELEIPGEIMLLDDVVELPENSKVTFRARIHTQRELSSNLDFLLFRHRGFTIQGILKGLNDNGEKNGISEHMIKWTQRIPDESIVQVSGTLNKPPKPITSTTDSTLEVLVETIHLVEPSKNIPFGLYHGEPPPQNSRLHNRTLDLRHPTNQAIFKIRSKLLRVFRDTLDDLNFIEINTPKLQPAATESGAEVFRVNYFGRKAFLAQSPQLMKQMAISADFGRVYEVGPVFRAENSNTHRHLTEYTGLDIEMSIKQDYHEVFYVLDAIMKNMFRALATMKNELFRVRETWDSEDFVFLDKTPIIPFSDAVQMLRDDGRDVEEEDLHTPDEIRLGQLVKQKYGADYYIVDRFPKSARPFYTANDGKSTNSFDMFVRGQEICTGGQRINDPHELRQSMKESGIDQADMEEYLSAFDWGMPPHGGAGLGLERIITFYLDLPDIRLSSLFHRDPQSLPTKQPSLPHPEADTTKPVEDPENLAPLEDLIANYGDATNTSWLDDRFKIWRDKSTGAAIGYVEQSNKFIMLTGDPLCDDKQKLEITKKFLLFIKNDNKLKNYKPVWMLVSEEFQNILSENYGWRTFSCTQEQRSNSDKVNPEVIQNNKEKKGIFKIREVSKDEINDGNENSEFIKKANKRIDEWKNTRSNKGKQIHLTEIAPWKDSKHRRYFIAESNPKKRNENNHNNQNDVNGKDEKDDEDRIETLVVLTKLSPKYGYQLKWALDFPNSPHGSIESTVQTALSSVPGEPVTFGASVSESFLISHGIGNTKSKLMEKTYKSIVNSLNLDKKAGFREKFGVEGERTYICYPKHGIKVHEFGEIVKFFED; encoded by the exons ATGACTGTAAACACAACTTCAACGGAATCTGAGCATTCTTCAAACTCGACCTCCTCTAACCCTCTGAAGAAGCTAGGTCATGCGCTCAAACCTTCTACTATCATATCTAAACTACACAAGGATGGGAATGATAATGGATtagatgaggatgaagattCGTTAGAGCAAGGTAAAGCGGCTCAACGTACAGAAGAAAAACGAAAAGaccaaagagaaaaagaagaaagagctaaagaagaaaaagaaacaattGCTAGACGTAGaaaagaatctgatgaattAGCATTAAAAAATGAAGATCCATCTATGCAAGAAAAAtatggtgaattagaaattCCAGGTGAAATTATGttattagatgatgtagttgaattacctgaaaattcaaAAGTTACATTTAGAGCAAGAATACATACACAAAGAGAATTgtcatcaaatttagattttttaTTATTTAGACATAGAGGATTTACGATTCAAGGTATATTAAAAGGATTAAATGATAATGGAGAAAAAAATGGTATTTCAGAACATATGATAAAATGGACACAAAGAATACCTGATGAATCAATTGTACAAGTTTCCGGAACTTTaaataaaccacctaaacctataaCATCAACAACTGATTCAACTTTAGAAGTTTTAGTTGAAACTATACATTTAGTTGAACCTTCCAAAAATATTCCATTTGGTTTATATCATGGtgaaccaccaccacaaaattcaagattacACAATCGTACTTTAGATTTAAGACATCCAACAAATCAAGCAATTTTTAAAATTCGTTCAAAATTATTAAGGGTTTTTAGAGATACtttggatgatttgaattttattgaaattaaTACACCAAAATTACAACCTGCTGCAACAGAATCAGGTGCAGAAGTTTTCAGAGTAAATTATTTTGGTAGAAAAGCGTTTTTAGCTCAATCTCCTCAATTAATGAAACAAATGGCTATTTCTGCTGATTTCGGTAGAGTttatgag GTCGGACCAGTCTTCCGAGCAGAAAATTCTAATACGCATCGACATTTAACAGAATATACCGGCCTCGATATAGAAATGTCAATAAAGCAAGATTACCATGAAGTGTTTTACGTCCTCGATGCGATCATGAAAAACATGTTCAGAGCTCTAGCTACCATGAAGAATGAACTTTTCCGGGTAAGGGAAACATGGGATAGTGAAGATTTCGTATTTTTAGATAAAACACCTATAATACCTTTTTCGGATGCGGTACAAATGCTTCGAGATGATGGAAgggatgttgaagaagaagatttacataCACCAGATGAGATACGTTTAGGTCAATTAGTAAAACAGAAATATGGTGCGGATTACTATATCGTTGATCGATTCCCTAAATCAGCTCGACCATTCTATACTGCAAATGATGGTAAATCAACCAACTCATTTGATATGTTTGTAAGAGGTCAAGAAATCTGTACAGGTGGACAAAGAATTAATGATCCACATGAATTAAGGCAAAGTATGAAAGAAAGTggaattgatcaagctgatatgGAAGAATATCTAAGTGCATTTGATTGGGGTATGCCACCTCATGGTGGagcaggtttaggtttagaaaGAATTATAACGTTTTATttagatttacctgataTTAGATTATCTTCACTGTTTCATCGTGATCCTCAATCATTACCTACTAAACAGCCATCATTACCGCATCCAGAAGCCGATACGACTAAACCTGTAGAAGACCCAGAAAATTTAGCTCCACTAGAAGATTTAATTGCTAATTATGGTGATGCTACCAATACATCATGGTTAGATGATCGATTCAAGATTTGGAGAGACAAATCAACTGGTGCAGCTATAGGATATGttgaacaatcaaataaatttaTAATGTTAACTGGTGATCCATTATGTGATGATAAacaaaaattagaaattaCGAAAAAATTCTTATTATTTattaaaaatgataataaattgaaaaattatAAACCAGTTTGGATGTTAGTTTCAGAAGAATTTCAAAATATATTATCAGAAAATTATGGTTGGAGAACATTTAGTTGTACACAAgaacaaagatcaaattcagataaagTCAATCCTGAAGTCATtcaaaataataaagaaaaaaaaggtatttttAAAATACGTGAAgtttcaaaagatgaaattaacGATGGTAATGAAAATAGTGAATTTATAAAGAAAGCAAAtaaaagaattgatgaatggaaaaatacaagatcaaataaaggtaaacaaattCATTTAACTGAAATTGCTCCATGGAAAGATTCAAAACATCGTAGATATTTTATCGCAGAATCTAATCCTAAAAAACgaaatgaaaataatcataataatcaaaatgatgttaatggtaaagatgaaaaagatgatgaagatagaataGAAACTTTAGTAGTTTTAACTAAATTATCACCAAAATATGGATATCAATTAAAATGGGCATTAGATTTTCCAAATTCACCACATGGATCAATTGAGTCAACTGTTCAAACTGCTTTATCAAGTGTACCAGGTGAACCTGTAACTTTTGGTGCATCTGTATCAGAATCTTTTTTAATTTCACATGGAATTGGAAAtacgaaatcaaaattaatGGAAAAAACTTATAAATCAATtgtaaattcattaaatttagataaaaaagctGGATTTAGAGAAAaatttggtgttgaaggtgaaagaactTATATTTGTTATCCTAAACATGGTATAAAAGTTcatgaatttggtgaaattgTCAAATTCTTTGAAGATTAG
- a CDS encoding pH-response regulator protein palA/RIM20: MSNFLAVPTKRALPLPSFSQHLLNYISTHFRDAHPEAFKKDVEALVSMRKEWVEAKAEGHPEIVRGLMRYHAQLSFLSTKFPSDISLQFTYHLPFPPTYSLTPDAPISLASVTFERASVLFNIAGLYASMAAAERRAEAEGIKRALGYLTSAAGVLEYLIKNILPTLQTELSSPHAAGYDMSESFLGTIKEFVLAEAQECYWQQAVLQGTYKNGLIGKLSMKVSEYYKAALTSMNGTDYPSSSFFPMNWISHITVKQSHFEAAAQYRLSQEDLEKSRYGEEIARLRVAEGLTKKGLDAGKKGVADSVISDLKNLQSAIKSSLERAVRDNDLVYVSPIPPANQLAPINGVGMVKVAIPSEISDPIAWLMSGGAGMPALFSALVPYGVHLALSIYDDRKDTLVRELDGKREELDGVAASTLQSLNLPGSIQALEKPVGLPPSLLKKAEEVDAAGGVDRIKHLLSEVTRLSQANAQSLNEAMDILDQEATENETLLTRQPELQSSRPPSHIANQPLIATAQQYDNTIRQASASDGTVRQKWEEWGQLIETLSGGEDYINDYVPSTSSSSNGYSSLPPSVRPIRASLEELDDNISHRARLVNEAKNIAAADDIRPAVLTEATRLAHGGTGDVKTEWFEDLFGRSLEKYDRIREEMNAEGGKQDALLEHIRGQNEAFLSERKDDPVVKERERKLQDMDLAYWKWREIVDNAEEGIKFYNSFADMLNQFKGTCTQFLNSRRADIGQITKQFQNVSFSESTLSHSHSPSPAPSQTQQYHQPPQQQQSRPYSSPIAQQPSLPRQSTPPKTFSLSHPSSGQWQSSSDFLPPPPPPPILRSGGIQTQPRLAPPPPADSTPRRVTRASAAAASRGPIGDAEKNPYSKGTRRGGGGVV; this comes from the exons ATG TCAAACTTCCTTGCTGTACCGACTAAAAGAGCATTACCTCTTCCCTCTTTCTCTCAACATTTGTTAAATTATATCTCGACTCACTTTCGAGATGCACATCCTGAAGCATTTAAGAAAGATGTAGAAGCTTTAGTATCAATGAGGAAAGAATGGgtagaagctaaagctgagGGTCATCCTGAGATAGTCAGAGGTTTAATGAG ATATCATGCTCAACTTTCTTTCTTATCGACTAAATTCCCTTCAGATATATCACTACAATTCACATATCATCTTCCATTCCCACCTACATATTCTTTAACTCCTGATGCACCTATATCTTTAGCTTCCGTAACGTTTGAAAGAGCAAGTGTACTTTTCAATATTGCTGGATTATACGCTTCTATGGCTGCTGCTGAGAGAAGAGCCGAAGCAGAAGGTATCAAAAGGGCTTTAGGATATCTTACT TCTGCAGCGGGTGTACTTGAATACCTAATCAAGAATATATTGCCAACTCTTCAAACTGAACTCTCATCTCCACATGCAGCAGGATACGATATGTCCGAATCATTCTTAGGTACAATCAAGGAATTcgttttagctgaagctcAAGAATGTTATTGGCAACAAGCTGTACTTC AGGGGACCTATAAGAACGGTTTGATCGGTAAATTATCGATGAAAGTCTCGGAATACTACAAAGCTGCTTTGACATCAATGAATGGAACAGATtatccatcttcatccttctttcctATG AACTGGATCTCTCATATAACGGTGAAGCAATCTCATTTTGAAGCTGCAGCACAATACAGGCTTAGTCAAGAAGATCTAGAGAAGAGCAGATACGGAGAAGAAATAGCGAGACTAAGGGTTGCAGAAGGTTTAACGAAGAAAGGTTTAGATGCTGGCAAGAAGGGTGTAGCGGATTCTGTCATTTCGGACTTGAAA AACCTGCAATCAGCTATCAAGTCTTCTCTTGAAAGAGCTGTAAGAGATAATGATCTTGTATATGTTTCACCTATTCCTCCGGCAAATCAGCTTGCCCCTATAAACGGAGTCGGAATGGTCAAAGTTGCTATCCCAAGTGAGATTTCTGATCCAATTGCTTGGTTAATGAGTGGTGGAGCTGGTATGCCGGCGTTGTTCAGTGCTCTTGTACCATATGGTGTACATCTTGCTCTCA GTATATACGACGACAGGAAAGATACACTGGTCAGGGAGTTGGATGGCAAAAGGGAGGAGTTGGATGGCGTGGCTGCTAG CACTCTTCAATCGTTGAATCTTCCCGGATCGATACAAGCTCTTGAAAAACCTGTTGGTCTGCCACCGTCTCTACTCAAGAAGGCTGAAGAGGTCGATGCAgcaggtggtgtagataGAATAAAGCATCTCTTGAGTGAAGTCACAAGGTTGTCGCAGGCCAATGCGCAATCATTGAATGAG GCTATGGATATTCTAGATCAAGAAGCTACAGAAAACGAAACCCTCCTTACTAGACAACCTGAACTGCAAAGTAGTCGTCCGCCATCACACATCGCAAATCAACCACTCATTGCAACAGCTCAACAGTACGACAATACCATAAGGCAGGCTTCCGCTAGTGACGGTACAGTCAGGCAGAAATGGGAGGAGTGGGGTCAACTCATCGAAACCCTCTCGGGCGGAGAG GACTACATTAACGACTATGTACCTTCGACTTCATCTTCGAGTAACGGATACTCATCCTTACCACCTTCCGTGAGACCTATCAGAGCTTCACTTGAAGAGCTTGACGACAATATTTCTCATCGAGCAAGATTAGTTAATGAAGCCAAGAATATTGCTGCTGCAGATGATATCCGACCTGCTGTTTTGACTGAAGCCACCAGACTAGCACATGGCGGTACAGGAGATGTGAAGACAGAATGGTTCGAAGATCTTTTCGGTCGAAGCTTAGAGAAATATGATCGTATCAGAGAAGAGATGAATGCTGAGGGTGGTAAACAAGATGCATTGCTTGAACACATCAGA GGTCAAAACGAGGCATTCTTATCTGAGCGTAAAGATGATCCAGTTGTCAAAGAACGTGAGAGGAAATTGCAAGATATGGATTTAGCATATTGGAAATGGAGAGAAATAGttgataatgctgaagaaggcATAAAATTCTATAATTCTTTCGCGGATATGTTGAATCAATTCAAAGGCACTTGTACTCAATTCCTTAATTCTAGAAGAGCAGATATTGG GCAAATAACCAAACAATTCCAAAATGTATCATTCTCCGAATCTACCCTTTCACATtctcattcaccttcacctgctccTTCTCAAACTCAGCAATACCACCAACCaccacaacaacagcaatcCCGACCGTATTCTTCTCCTATTGCTCAACAACCTTCACTTCCTAGACAATcaacaccacctaaaacattCTCCTTATCACACCCTTCATCAGGTCAATGgcaatcatcttcagatttcTTACCgcctccaccacctccacctatcTTACGTTCAGGTGGTATTCAAACTCAACCTCGTTTagcacctcctccaccagcTGATTCCACACCAAGAAGAGTCACCAGAGCTTccgctgctgctgcttctAGAGGTCCTATAGGTGATGCAGAGAAAAATCCTTATAGTAAAGGTActagaagaggtggtggCGGTGTAGTATAA